Proteins encoded in a region of the Veillonella parvula genome:
- a CDS encoding DUF2939 domain-containing protein translates to MKGFAVNKFNSKGVIIALIIAIVGAMAAAWYFLWYVPHTPAYTLKIIHQAVQDKDADEALRHIDIKSIVKNIVEREGNKYVDTSTPLGKATIAATKTFGPALIEDVIRTYIEDPDSFKSESPTNNTTTANDDNKSMVDRLVEGRLFKEHDVEVKNLKSEDNGDTATVTVTIQNNKKNMTKDIRVLMRHLGDGTWVIYDIPDIEDLYTITRK, encoded by the coding sequence ATGAAAGGATTCGCTGTGAATAAGTTCAATTCAAAAGGTGTTATTATCGCTCTTATCATAGCTATTGTAGGAGCGATGGCCGCAGCATGGTATTTCTTATGGTATGTACCACATACACCAGCCTACACATTAAAAATCATTCACCAAGCAGTACAAGATAAAGATGCAGACGAAGCATTACGCCACATAGATATAAAATCCATTGTAAAAAACATTGTAGAACGAGAAGGCAATAAATATGTCGATACATCTACCCCACTTGGTAAAGCTACAATAGCAGCTACCAAAACATTTGGACCAGCTCTTATCGAAGACGTAATACGAACATATATCGAAGATCCTGACAGCTTTAAATCTGAATCACCTACCAATAATACCACTACAGCAAATGATGATAATAAGTCTATGGTAGATCGTCTTGTAGAAGGTCGCCTATTTAAGGAACATGATGTAGAGGTTAAAAACCTAAAGTCAGAAGATAATGGTGATACGGCTACTGTAACTGTAACAATACAAAATAATAAAAAGAATATGACAAAAGATATAAGAGTTTTGATGCGTCATTTAGGAGATGGAACATGGGTAATTTACGATATTCCTGATATTGAAGACCTATATACTATCACTAGAAAATAA